The DNA segment ACAGAAATGTGAGCAATAATTCCCGCAACATCTGCAAATTGAAAATCTAGAATATCCACCTCCGCTGATCCGAAGGTCGAGCTGCAGCCTGCTTCTGGGACCATCAAAATTCAACTGTGCGTCAATTGAAAGCTCTCGCCAGGATCGTTTTTCTCGCGTACATAGTCATTCATACACGTAGACGTAAAAACGTTCGCCCTGAGAGAAGCCATGTCAAAAGCGCGTCAATTCGGGAATCATTTGTATGTCTATTTTCAGAGTGATTGAGGGGCCTGAGAATTCAGAGATGGCAGCCCAACGACTCAGACCGTTGTCAATCGCAACTTTGATCCCTAGTAGGATTACAGTTCAGTACAGTACTTTCACAGTTCAGTACACTATTCCTTCACAAGGGAGCAATCCTTCCACGCCTATCTCACGAATTCGAGAGCCCATTCAGTCGAACACAATGGACTGATAGACCAGTGAGTCTCTGGAAACCCTTGCTACTCTGATGCTCCCGAAACTATGTGCCTCAAAATGTGCTTCACTTCTCGGAATTCTCCTTGACAACGCAACCAGCGTATCCAATAACAGCTATGTGAACATGAACCTCGTAGAACAGCTTCCAGAGCCAGTTTACGAGATATCGCTACTAAACAATACAAGGAGGAAGTAACCATGGCACGAGTGTATCGAAGGGGAAAGATGTATTGGACACAAATCTATCTGTCAGGACGACGTTACATCAGAGAGTCGACACACACCAACAAATTGTCTGAAGCTAACAAGATAGCTAAGACCAGAGAAGCTGAATTGATTCAAGGGAAAGTTCCACCTGTACGACTCGACAAAATCAGATTTGAGGAACTTGCTGAAGATTACCTGATCGACCAGAAACTTCATGGACGGAAATCAATCTGGAGAGCTAGAATCATGGTCGACTTTCTATCGAAGTTCTTCGGTGGGTATAGAGTCGTCGACATCACCTCAACAACCATTCGCACATACGTGACCAATCGACAAAAAGAGGTCTCGAATGGAACCGTCAACAGGGAACTGAGTGCATTAAGACGGATGTTTACATTAGCTCAAAAGTCTACTCCCCCAAAGGTTGCTCAGGTCCCGTATTTCACGAAACTTCGAGAATCGAGTCCGAGATGCGTAATCCGGCCCAACCAGGCCACTGAATATGATTGAACCCGGCCACCCGATGTGATCCAAGCCGGCCACCCGATATCATAAAGCCGGCCACCCCCGAAAGAGCCGCAAGACACGCTGGATAAATTCCATAAGAATGCCGTGGTAGCCTTTGCCAAAACGGCAAGGAGCAGGTGATGGCATTCAGGAGGTTATCTATGCGCAAGGTGAAAGAAGTTCTCAGGCTCTGCTGGGCGAATGGCTTATCGGCCCGGCAGGCAGCGCACAGCTGCGGGGTCGGGCGAGCCACGGTCAAAGAGTACCTTGACCGTGCAGGGCGGGCAGGTCTTGCCTGGCCTCTTCCCGACGATCTGGATGACGCTCGTCTGGAGCATCTCCTTTTTCCCTCCAGCATCCCGCTCGCGGAAGAGCGGCGGGACATGCCGCCCTTCGAGTACCTCTATAACGAGCTCAAGAGAAGGCATGTCACGCTGAAGCTCTTATGGGAAGAGTACCGGGCACATACACCCGACGGCTATCAGTACAGCCAGTTTTGCGTGCGCTACCGCGCGTGGTTAAAGACGCTTGATATTGCGTTGCGGCAGACCTACAAAGCGGGGGAGAAGCTGTTTGTCGATTTTGCCGGCGACACGATCCCGATCCACGATCCTCAGACGGGAGGCGTCACGCTCGCCTATCTCTTTGTGGCGGCACTGGGGGCGAGCAACTATACCTATGCGGAAGCGGTGCTCGCGGAGGATCTCCCGTCCTGGATTCATCTCCATGTCCATACGTTTGAGTTCATGGGATGTGTTCCGGCGATCCTGGTGCCTGACAATCCAAAAGTCGGTGTGACCCATCCCTGCCGGTATGAACCCGATCTCAATCCGACGTACCATGACCTGGCGGCACATTACGGTACGGTGGTAATCCCGGCCAGAGTGAAGAAGCCGAAAGACAAAGCCAAGGTCGAATCGGCGGTGCTCATTGCAGAGCGGTGGATCATCGCTGCACTGCGTAACCATACGTTCTTCAGCATAGGTGAGCTCAATCAAGCCATCCGTGAGAAACTGGAAGAGTTCAACACCCGACCCTTGCAGAAACTGAAGGTATCGAGGAAACAGCTGTTTGAGACCGTCGATCGGCCGGCAATGAAGCCCTTGCCGGAACAACGCTACGAGTACGCCGTGTGGGAAAAACCGAAAGCGAACATCGACTACCATGTGGAGCTGGATCACCACTACTACAGCGTCCCGTATCAGCTGCGAGGCCAACGCATGGATGCCCGTATGACCGCAACAACGGTGGAGATCTTCTTCAAGGGTAACCGGGTGGCATCACACAGGAGAAGCCACGTGCGCGGGCACCACAGCACGATAACGGCCCATATGCCGGACTCACATAAGCGCTATCTGGAATGGACACCCTCCCGTATCATCCGCTGGGCGGCAAAGACAGGCCCTGCAGTGGAGGCGCTGGTCAAAGAGATCATGGAGCGGAAGGCGCATCCGGAGCAGGGCTTCCGGTCATCACTCGGCATCATCCGGCTGGGAAGACGCTACGGGCAAGAACGATTGGAGGCGGCCTGCGCTCGCGCTCTTGTTATGAAAGCCTTCTCCTACCGGAGTGTTCAGTCTATCCTGCGTCATAACCTGGACGGGAAGGAGCTTCCCGTCATGATGAGTGCACCTACGATCGATCATGAGAACATCCGTGGTAATACCTACTACAAGGAGAGCACCTATGCTGAACGAACAGACCTCTGAAAAACTCTATGCGCTGAAACTCTTTGGAATGGCTGATGCCCTGAAGGAGCAGATGGACCGCAGCGATATGCATGACCTCTCCTTTGAAGAGCGCTTTGGGCTTTTAGTGGATGCGCAATATACCTATCATGAGAACCGAAGGATGAAACGGCTTTTAGTCAATGCCCGCCTCAAGCTTGCCGCCTGCATCGAGGACATCGATTACAGAACACCCAGGGGTATCGATAAATCCGTGATCCTCAGCCTTGCGACCTGTGCGTGGGTACGCAAGCATCAGAACGTGCTTGTCATCGGACCAACCGGAGCGGGCAAGACGTTTATCGCGTGTGCGCTGGCGCATACGAGCTGCAGGGAAGGCTTAAGCGCCTTCTATGTCAGGATGCCTACGCTCTGTTACACCCTGGCTATGGCACGCGCTGACGGCAGTTATGCACGGATGTTGACGCGACTGGCGAGAACGGCACTGCTCGTTCTTGATGACTTCGCCCTGGCGCCGCTCACCGATGCAGAACGGCGAGATCTCCTAGAAGTGATTGAAGATCGTCACGGCACGGGAGCGACTATTATCGCCAGTCAGTTACCCGTGGAGCACTGGCATGAGATGATCGGCGATCCAACGATTGCCGACGCGCTTCTTGACCGGCTCGTGCACAATGCGCATCGCATAACCTTGAAAGGAGAGTCCATGAGGAAAAAGAAACGCAGCATTGACACGAAGGAGAAAAAGGATGTAACGTAGGAAACTACCAGCGTCGCCTGACGGCTCCGACGGGGGTGGCCGGGTCCATCATATTGGGTGGCCGGCTTGCTCCAAAATGGGATGTCCGCTTGTATCATTTAATGTGGCCGACTTCATCGGTATAGGCAGCCAATCCGATAATGCTACCCCGAAGGGGACAGCGGGCGGTTGACGAGACGTACCTCGTCGTGGGTAGTTGGAAGGCCGGAGGCGTGGATCTTTGAGATCGCCTTTCTCGTGGCCTCTCCGAGAATTCTTGTATAACATTTAGAATCTTATTGTGTCATATAATATCAAAACGTTACATAAATAGACATTTTATTGCGTAAAGTAACACTTACCTAATGTTTTTCCGTAAGGTAGTATTATAAGGCATCGAGATCATTAAAAAACGTGGTGGTTTCGGCGATACTCGCTTTCTTCCTCTTCTAAGGAATGGTTAAAGCGCGTATTTCATGTTTGGCAGCAGATTACAATCGCCAATCCTCAGAAGTAAAAAGGCAGAGCCAATTGACCCTGCCTCGTGTCGTACACTTTCTTTTCAACCGGGAGCTTACTTCTTAAATCTCCTAACCCCTACCAGACCC comes from the Syntrophorhabdaceae bacterium genome and includes:
- the istA gene encoding IS21 family transposase; translation: MAFRRLSMRKVKEVLRLCWANGLSARQAAHSCGVGRATVKEYLDRAGRAGLAWPLPDDLDDARLEHLLFPSSIPLAEERRDMPPFEYLYNELKRRHVTLKLLWEEYRAHTPDGYQYSQFCVRYRAWLKTLDIALRQTYKAGEKLFVDFAGDTIPIHDPQTGGVTLAYLFVAALGASNYTYAEAVLAEDLPSWIHLHVHTFEFMGCVPAILVPDNPKVGVTHPCRYEPDLNPTYHDLAAHYGTVVIPARVKKPKDKAKVESAVLIAERWIIAALRNHTFFSIGELNQAIREKLEEFNTRPLQKLKVSRKQLFETVDRPAMKPLPEQRYEYAVWEKPKANIDYHVELDHHYYSVPYQLRGQRMDARMTATTVEIFFKGNRVASHRRSHVRGHHSTITAHMPDSHKRYLEWTPSRIIRWAAKTGPAVEALVKEIMERKAHPEQGFRSSLGIIRLGRRYGQERLEAACARALVMKAFSYRSVQSILRHNLDGKELPVMMSAPTIDHENIRGNTYYKESTYAERTDL
- the istB gene encoding IS21-like element helper ATPase IstB, producing MLNEQTSEKLYALKLFGMADALKEQMDRSDMHDLSFEERFGLLVDAQYTYHENRRMKRLLVNARLKLAACIEDIDYRTPRGIDKSVILSLATCAWVRKHQNVLVIGPTGAGKTFIACALAHTSCREGLSAFYVRMPTLCYTLAMARADGSYARMLTRLARTALLVLDDFALAPLTDAERRDLLEVIEDRHGTGATIIASQLPVEHWHEMIGDPTIADALLDRLVHNAHRITLKGESMRKKKRSIDTKEKKDVT